Genomic window (Leisingera methylohalidivorans DSM 14336):
GGCTGCGCGCCGACAAAGTCGGGCTGATCAAGCTGAAGACCGGTTTCAAGGATCATGCCTTTGACATCATGCGGCTGGAGCGGATCGCCAAGGACTTTCCCGGGTTCCGGGTTCGCGTCGATTATAATCAGGGCCTCAGCATCGAAGACGCGCCTGCGCAGGTGCGCGATGCGGCCGGGTTCAAGCCGGATTTTATCGAGCAGCCGGTGCGGTTTCATCACTTCGCCATGATGGCCAGGCTGCGGGAGATGATCGACGTGCCGCTGCTGGCGGATGAAAGCGTATTCGGTCCCGAAGACATGGTGCGGGCGGCGCGCGAGGGCATCTGCGACGGCGTCTCGGTCAAGATCATGAAGTCGGGCGGGCTGACCAGCGCGCAAACAGTAGCCCGGATTGCTGCGGCGAACGGGCTGTCGGCCTATGGCGGCGACATGTTCGAGGCAGGCCTTGCGCATCTGGCAGGCACCCACATGATTGCCGCCACACCCGAAATCCGGCTGGGCTGCGAGTTCTATCAGGCGCGCTACTTCCTGAAGGAGGACATTCTGGAGACGCCTTTCCAGGTTGTAGACGGCCAGGTTGTTGTGCCGGACGGGCCAGGTTTGGGCCTTAAACCGGATGTTGGGAAGCTGGACCGTTACGCGGTGTCCAAGAAGGTCGCGGAATGACGGCGGAGAAGAAAACGGTTGCCATCATCGGCGCCGGCATTGTCGGCGTCTCGGCAGCGATCGAGCTGCAGCGCGACGGGCATCAGGTGATCCTGATCGACGGCAAGGGACCGGGCGAAGGCACCAGCCACGGCAATGGCGGCATTCTGGCGTCTTGCTCCATCGTGCCGGTAACGGGTCCGGGGCTGTGGAAGAAGGCGCCGAAGATGCTGCTGGACCCGAACCAGCCCTTGTTCATGCGCTGGGGCTATCTGCCCAAGCTGGCACCCTGGCTGATGAAATACATGAGCCACGCCAATGCCAAGGACACCACCCGGATTGCCGCAGCATTGGCGCCGGT
Coding sequences:
- a CDS encoding enolase C-terminal domain-like protein, whose product is MLEEKIAGMDLWHLALPVRSRRDHGIGTVEGSCEVVIVRLRSENGTAGYGEASAWSVFTGTPEASLAALDRYIRPLVEGRRVADRAAIMDDASKAVAHCTEAKAALETALLDLTGRITGVPVWALLGGKCRDTIPLSCSIADPDFGKDIDLLHRLRADKVGLIKLKTGFKDHAFDIMRLERIAKDFPGFRVRVDYNQGLSIEDAPAQVRDAAGFKPDFIEQPVRFHHFAMMARLREMIDVPLLADESVFGPEDMVRAAREGICDGVSVKIMKSGGLTSAQTVARIAAANGLSAYGGDMFEAGLAHLAGTHMIAATPEIRLGCEFYQARYFLKEDILETPFQVVDGQVVVPDGPGLGLKPDVGKLDRYAVSKKVAE